In Burkholderiales bacterium, a single genomic region encodes these proteins:
- a CDS encoding ATP-binding cassette domain-containing protein, which produces MITLDRVSRTFDGQPALAATTLPFAAGQTTVVIGPSGCGKSTLLRLIAGLVRPDSGRVAIDGVEMHADNENQLRHTIGYVIQDGGLFPHLTARQNVALLARFLKRPLAWITARIEELRTLVNLRGELLAQYPQQLSGGQRQRIALMRSLMLDPKLLLLDEPLGALDPLIRAELQTELKSIFARLQKTVILVTHDMNEAAHFADDIVLLRDGRVVQRGALDDLIERPAEPFVSDFIRAQKSILDAKIREARPG; this is translated from the coding sequence ATGATTACATTGGACCGCGTATCGAGGACTTTCGATGGCCAGCCCGCGCTGGCGGCGACCACGCTGCCCTTCGCCGCGGGCCAGACCACAGTCGTGATCGGCCCGAGCGGCTGCGGAAAATCGACGCTGCTACGCCTGATCGCCGGTCTGGTGCGGCCGGATTCGGGGCGCGTTGCGATCGACGGCGTCGAGATGCACGCCGACAACGAAAATCAGTTGCGGCACACCATCGGGTATGTGATTCAGGACGGCGGGCTGTTCCCGCACCTGACCGCGCGGCAGAATGTCGCTTTGCTCGCGCGCTTTCTGAAGCGCCCGCTGGCGTGGATCACAGCGCGCATCGAGGAGTTGCGCACGCTCGTCAATCTGCGCGGCGAACTGCTCGCACAGTATCCGCAGCAGCTTTCTGGCGGCCAGCGCCAGCGCATCGCCCTGATGCGCTCGCTGATGCTCGACCCCAAGCTGCTGCTGCTCGATGAACCGCTGGGGGCGCTCGATCCGCTGATTCGCGCCGAGTTGCAGACCGAGCTCAAGAGCATTTTCGCGCGGCTGCAAAAAACCGTGATTCTCGTCACCCACGACATGAATGAGGCGGCGCATTTCGCCGACGACATCGTGCTGCTGCGCGACGGTCGCGTGGTTCAGCGCGGCGCGCTCGACGATCTGATCGAACGCCCCGCCGAGCCCTTCGTGAGCGACTTCATTCGCGCGCAGAAATCGATACTCGATGCCAAAATCCGAGAGGCCAGGCCGGGATGA